One part of the Georgfuchsia toluolica genome encodes these proteins:
- a CDS encoding NAD(P)H-dependent oxidoreductase subunit E, with the protein MTAHLNHILERHGHDGTRLLEILRETQDLLGWLAPETIDTIATAIGWPRARVESTAGFYSFFHTRPLGRYRVLFSDNITDRMLGNRELMQALCNKLWLEPGRVSEDGLVSVDATSCTGLCDQGPAALVNYRAISNLTSDRIDTMAELIRSETPVAEWPADWFRIEDNIRRRDVLLNYDLAPGAALAAGLARGATEFLDEVKRSGLRGRGGAGFLTGRKWQSCRIAPGAEHYVVCNADEGEPGTFKDRVLLTSYADMVFEGMTLAGFAIGAKQGLLYLRGEYRYLLDPLEAALTRRRSAGLLGTNIQGKDFDFDIDIRLGAGAYICGEESALIESLEGKPGKPRIRPPFPVTHGYLNQPTIVNNVETLAAACLIAKHGGTWFAAIGSASSAGTKLLSVSGDVARPGIYEYPFGISITEVLADAGALNTLAVQISGAAGNCLADNEFGRRIAYEDVPTAGSFMVFNHGRDMFDVVSNFVHFFAHESCGFCTPCRVGTAVNRRLIDKIAAGHGSPYDIDEMFKMHRLMQGTSHCGLGNSATTALFDILYKFKPTFERRLQSLDFEPRFDLDYALSEARRMTGRDDAGAHLTDEKS; encoded by the coding sequence GTGACAGCACATTTGAATCACATCCTCGAACGCCACGGCCACGATGGAACACGGCTGCTGGAAATCCTGCGCGAGACGCAGGATTTGCTGGGCTGGCTGGCGCCGGAAACCATTGACACCATCGCCACGGCCATCGGCTGGCCACGAGCGCGGGTGGAGAGTACGGCAGGGTTCTACAGTTTCTTCCACACCCGCCCCCTGGGCAGGTACCGGGTGCTGTTCTCCGACAATATCACCGACCGCATGCTGGGCAATCGCGAGTTGATGCAGGCCCTGTGCAACAAGCTCTGGCTGGAACCGGGACGCGTCTCGGAAGACGGACTGGTCAGCGTGGATGCCACGTCCTGTACCGGCCTGTGCGATCAGGGGCCGGCGGCTCTGGTGAATTACCGCGCGATCTCGAATCTCACCTCCGATCGGATCGACACCATGGCGGAACTGATCCGCAGCGAGACTCCCGTCGCCGAGTGGCCTGCCGATTGGTTCCGGATCGAAGACAACATCCGCCGCCGCGACGTCCTGCTCAACTACGACCTTGCTCCCGGCGCAGCGCTGGCGGCGGGACTGGCGCGCGGCGCGACAGAATTTCTCGATGAGGTCAAGCGCTCCGGGCTGCGCGGCCGTGGCGGTGCAGGTTTCCTCACCGGCCGGAAATGGCAGTCCTGCCGCATTGCGCCGGGCGCAGAACATTATGTAGTGTGCAATGCCGATGAGGGCGAACCGGGTACCTTCAAGGACCGCGTGCTGCTCACTTCATATGCTGATATGGTATTCGAAGGAATGACGCTGGCCGGCTTTGCCATCGGCGCGAAGCAGGGGCTGCTTTATTTGCGCGGCGAATACCGTTACCTGCTCGATCCGCTGGAGGCTGCGTTGACGCGACGGCGTAGCGCGGGTCTGTTGGGAACAAATATTCAAGGCAAGGACTTTGACTTCGACATCGATATCCGCCTCGGTGCCGGCGCCTATATTTGCGGCGAGGAGTCGGCATTGATTGAATCGCTCGAAGGCAAGCCGGGCAAGCCGCGCATCCGCCCGCCCTTCCCGGTGACTCACGGCTACCTGAATCAACCGACCATAGTGAACAACGTCGAGACGCTCGCCGCCGCCTGTCTGATCGCCAAGCATGGCGGCACGTGGTTCGCCGCCATCGGCAGCGCTAGCTCAGCCGGCACCAAACTGCTCTCGGTGTCCGGCGACGTGGCGCGGCCCGGCATCTACGAATATCCTTTTGGCATCAGCATCACCGAAGTGCTGGCCGATGCCGGTGCACTCAATACGCTGGCGGTGCAGATCTCGGGCGCGGCGGGCAATTGCCTGGCCGACAACGAGTTCGGCCGCCGCATCGCCTATGAAGACGTGCCCACCGCTGGCTCCTTCATGGTCTTCAACCACGGCCGCGACATGTTCGACGTGGTGAGCAATTTCGTCCATTTCTTCGCCCACGAGTCCTGCGGCTTCTGTACTCCCTGCCGGGTTGGCACCGCGGTCAACCGGCGCCTGATCGACAAGATCGCCGCCGGCCACGGCTCGCCTTACGATATCGACGAGATGTTCAAGATGCACCGCCTGATGCAGGGCACGAGCCACTGCGGCTTGGGCAACTCGGCAACTACAGCCCTGTTCGACATACTCTACAAATTCAAGCCCACCTTTGAGCGGCGGCTCCAGTCTCTCGATTTCGAGCCGCGCTTCGACCTTGACTATGCCCTTTCCGAGGCGCGGCGCATGACCGGGCGCGACGACGCCGGGGCACATTTGACAGATGAGAAATCATGA
- a CDS encoding 2Fe-2S iron-sulfur cluster-binding protein, translated as MSAQQIFFLDNEEVSFTEGQTIIAAAKAAGKYIPHLCWHPDFAAHGSCKLCTVKLLDPHGDRFVSACTTPAAANMIVENHSLELDHKRRTLLQLLFVEGNHFCPSCEISGSCKLQATAYDVSMMTPHFDHFYPDRPVDASHTDVLLDFNRCIMCELCVRASRDVDGKNVFALSGRGIKSHLIVNSASGRLADTDFAVTDRAMTACPVGVILPKAQGFKVPIGKRRYDVHSIHEVEEGET; from the coding sequence ATGAGCGCGCAACAAATCTTCTTTCTCGACAACGAAGAGGTTTCCTTCACCGAAGGGCAAACCATCATCGCGGCGGCCAAGGCCGCGGGCAAGTACATTCCGCATCTGTGCTGGCATCCGGACTTCGCTGCCCACGGTTCCTGCAAGCTTTGCACGGTCAAGCTGCTTGACCCTCATGGCGACCGTTTCGTTTCCGCCTGCACCACGCCGGCTGCCGCGAACATGATCGTGGAAAACCACAGCCTGGAACTCGACCACAAGCGCCGCACCCTGCTCCAGTTGCTGTTTGTCGAGGGCAACCATTTCTGTCCCTCCTGCGAAATAAGCGGTTCATGCAAGTTGCAGGCCACCGCCTATGATGTTAGCATGATGACGCCTCATTTCGATCATTTCTACCCCGACCGTCCGGTGGATGCCTCCCACACCGACGTGCTGCTCGATTTCAATCGCTGCATCATGTGCGAACTGTGCGTGCGCGCCAGCCGCGACGTGGACGGCAAGAATGTGTTTGCCTTGTCGGGGCGCGGCATCAAATCGCATCTGATCGTCAACAGCGCCAGCGGCCGTCTGGCCGACACCGACTTTGCCGTCACCGACCGTGCCATGACCGCGTGTCCGGTCGGCGTCATCCTGCCCAAGGCCCAAGGCTTCAAGGTCCCGATCGGCAAACGCCGCTACGACGTACACTCCATCCACGAAGTCGAGGAGGGCGAAACATGA
- a CDS encoding NADP oxidoreductase, translating to MTGKFRVATVSLAGCFGCHTSLLDIDERLLQLVELVQFDRSPLNDIKQLGDCDLGFIEGGVCNAENVHVLRDFRRHCRTLAAIGACAVNGGLPAQRNHLQLSGILEEVYVTGTGLAPGSRIPNDSELPLPLNKVHAIHEVVKVDYFLPGCPPSADAIWKFLTDLIAGRTPALRHPLLHYD from the coding sequence ATGACGGGAAAGTTCCGTGTCGCCACCGTCAGCCTCGCCGGCTGCTTCGGCTGCCATACATCGCTGCTCGACATCGACGAGCGCCTGTTGCAACTGGTGGAACTGGTGCAGTTCGATCGTTCGCCGCTGAACGACATCAAGCAACTTGGCGACTGCGATCTCGGCTTCATCGAGGGCGGCGTCTGCAATGCGGAAAACGTGCATGTGCTGCGCGATTTCCGCCGCCATTGCCGCACGCTGGCTGCAATCGGTGCCTGTGCCGTGAACGGCGGCCTGCCGGCGCAGCGCAACCATTTGCAGTTGAGCGGGATCCTGGAAGAGGTCTATGTCACCGGTACCGGCCTGGCGCCGGGCAGCCGCATTCCCAACGATTCCGAACTGCCGCTGCCGCTGAACAAGGTGCACGCGATCCACGAAGTGGTGAAGGTCGACTATTTCCTGCCCGGCTGCCCGCCCTCGGCCGATGCGATCTGGAAATTCCTCACCGACCTGATCGCCGGACGCACGCCCGCGCTGCGCCATCCGCTTCTGCATTACGACTGA
- a CDS encoding Ni/Fe hydrogenase subunit alpha has translation MTELETAADTRNLRRVAIDPVSRVEGHGKVTILLDDNNQVHQVRLHIVEFRGFERFIQGRPYWEVPVMVQRLCGICPVSHHLAASKAFDIVVGARQLTPTAEKMRRLMHYGQILQSHALHFYYLASPDLLFGFDSEVAKRNIVGVAARYPDIARKGILLRKFGQEVIRITAGKRVHGTGSVPGGVNKSLSQEERAELMKDAYQMVAWSREAVDIIKQLHRQNRALYDTFGAFRSSFMSLVAPDGSLDLYHGTLRARDVDGKIIFDQVDYQNYEQIITEEVKPWSYMKFPFFTILGPEAGWYKVGPLARVQNCDSIPTPLAEHQRREFVDYAGGKPLHATLGYHWARMIEMLFAAETIKDLLHDDDLEGTDLVASGERQKEGVGVIEAPRGTLFHHYRVGDNDLVTMANLIVSTTNNNQAMNTAVREVAKKYLNGREITEGLLNHIEVAIRAFDPCLSCATHALGQMPLEVSLVDAEGTLLDRRTKA, from the coding sequence ATGACTGAACTCGAAACTGCCGCCGACACCCGCAATCTGCGCCGCGTCGCCATCGACCCGGTATCGCGCGTCGAAGGCCACGGCAAGGTAACGATCCTGCTTGACGACAACAACCAGGTGCATCAAGTACGCCTGCATATCGTCGAGTTCCGCGGCTTCGAGCGCTTCATTCAGGGCAGACCCTATTGGGAAGTGCCGGTGATGGTGCAGCGCCTGTGTGGCATCTGCCCGGTGTCCCACCACCTGGCGGCGTCAAAGGCGTTCGACATCGTGGTCGGCGCGCGGCAGCTCACGCCCACCGCGGAAAAAATGCGCCGCCTCATGCACTACGGCCAGATCCTGCAATCGCACGCCCTGCACTTCTATTACCTGGCATCGCCCGATCTGCTGTTCGGCTTCGATTCCGAGGTGGCGAAGCGAAACATCGTCGGCGTCGCGGCGCGCTATCCGGATATCGCCCGGAAAGGCATCCTGCTGCGCAAATTTGGTCAGGAAGTCATTCGCATCACGGCCGGCAAGCGCGTGCATGGCACCGGCTCGGTGCCGGGCGGCGTCAACAAGTCGCTGTCGCAGGAGGAGCGGGCCGAACTGATGAAGGACGCCTACCAGATGGTGGCCTGGAGCCGGGAAGCGGTAGACATCATCAAACAACTGCACCGGCAAAACCGCGCCCTCTACGATACCTTCGGCGCCTTTCGCTCCAGCTTCATGAGCCTTGTCGCTCCCGATGGCAGCCTCGACCTCTACCACGGTACGTTGCGCGCACGCGACGTCGACGGCAAGATCATTTTCGACCAGGTGGATTACCAGAACTATGAGCAGATCATTACCGAGGAAGTGAAGCCCTGGAGCTACATGAAGTTTCCCTTCTTCACCATCCTCGGCCCCGAGGCCGGCTGGTACAAGGTCGGCCCCCTGGCGCGAGTGCAGAACTGCGACAGCATCCCGACCCCGCTGGCCGAACATCAGCGGCGCGAATTCGTCGACTATGCCGGCGGCAAGCCGCTGCATGCCACCCTGGGCTACCACTGGGCGCGCATGATCGAAATGCTGTTCGCCGCCGAAACCATCAAGGATCTGCTCCATGACGATGATCTGGAAGGCACCGACCTGGTGGCAAGCGGCGAGCGGCAAAAGGAAGGCGTCGGCGTGATCGAGGCGCCGCGCGGCACTCTGTTCCATCACTACCGCGTCGGCGACAACGACCTGGTGACCATGGCCAACCTGATCGTCTCCACCACCAACAACAACCAGGCAATGAATACGGCAGTGCGCGAGGTGGCTAAGAAATACCTCAACGGCCGCGAAATCACCGAGGGCCTGCTCAACCACATCGAAGTCGCGATCCGCGCCTTCGATCCCTGCCTCTCCTGCGCCACCCATGCGCTGGGGCAGATGCCGCTAGAGGTCAGTCTGGTCGATGCGGAAGGCACATTGCTTGATCGCAGAACCAAAGCATGA
- a CDS encoding hydrogenase maturation protease: MTKPILIFTWGNPSRGDDALGSLLAERIEALALPDVECLTDFQLQVEHALDLRGRRRVLFADASRAIGAPFRVSRIAPVRNASFSTHAMNPHAVLQAYVDFEGVSPPPCTLLEMGGIDFELGAGLSAAAQQHLEAALLWVIGWINDPRQPRQ; this comes from the coding sequence ATGACAAAGCCAATCCTGATCTTCACCTGGGGCAACCCGAGCCGCGGCGACGACGCGCTGGGCTCTCTGCTGGCGGAGCGTATCGAAGCGCTGGCGCTGCCTGATGTCGAATGCCTCACCGATTTCCAGTTGCAGGTGGAACATGCGCTCGACCTGCGCGGCCGCCGCCGCGTGCTGTTCGCCGATGCCAGCCGCGCCATCGGCGCACCGTTTCGCGTCAGCCGTATTGCACCCGTGCGCAACGCCAGCTTCAGCACGCACGCCATGAATCCGCACGCGGTATTGCAGGCCTATGTCGATTTTGAAGGCGTTTCGCCACCGCCCTGCACGCTGCTCGAAATGGGCGGCATCGACTTCGAACTCGGCGCAGGACTTTCTGCCGCGGCGCAACAACACCTGGAAGCCGCGCTATTGTGGGTTATTGGCTGGATTAATGATCCACGTCAACCACGTCAATAA